The following are encoded together in the Nocardia sp. XZ_19_385 genome:
- the lexA gene encoding transcriptional repressor LexA codes for MSHTDDTGDESGVGTDQPLTGADLTVRQRKVLEVIRTSVAERGYPPSIREIGDAVGLTSTSSVAHQLRALERKGYLRRDPNRPRAVDVRGLNDTVRSVTSLHDADHDSESVDPNRPTPTFVPVLGRIAAGGPILAEQAVEDVFPLPRELVGDGSLFLLKVVGQSMIDAAICDGDWVVVRQQNVADNGEIVAAMIDGEATVKTFKRTGNDVWLLPHNPLFEPIPGNDARILGKVVTVIRKV; via the coding sequence GTGAGCCACACAGACGACACGGGCGACGAGAGCGGAGTCGGCACCGACCAGCCCCTGACCGGGGCGGATCTCACCGTGCGTCAGCGCAAGGTCCTAGAGGTCATTCGCACCTCGGTGGCCGAGCGCGGCTACCCTCCGAGCATCCGGGAGATCGGCGACGCGGTCGGCCTCACCTCCACGTCCTCGGTTGCCCATCAGTTACGGGCGCTGGAACGTAAGGGCTATTTACGGCGCGACCCGAATCGCCCGCGCGCCGTGGATGTTCGCGGCCTCAACGACACGGTGCGTTCGGTGACGAGCTTGCATGACGCCGACCATGATTCCGAGAGCGTCGATCCGAACCGTCCCACGCCGACCTTCGTGCCGGTCCTGGGCCGGATCGCCGCCGGTGGGCCGATCCTGGCCGAGCAGGCGGTGGAGGATGTCTTCCCGCTGCCGCGCGAATTGGTCGGCGACGGTTCGCTGTTCCTGCTGAAGGTCGTCGGTCAGTCGATGATCGACGCGGCGATCTGCGACGGCGACTGGGTCGTGGTGCGCCAGCAGAACGTGGCCGACAACGGTGAGATCGTGGCCGCCATGATCGACGGCGAAGCCACGGTGAAGACGTTCAAGCGCACCGGAAACGACGTGTGGCTGCTGCCGCACAATCCGCTGTTCGAACCGATCCCGGGTAACGACGCCCGGATCCTCGGCAAGGTCGTCACGGTCATCCGCAAGGTATAA
- a CDS encoding DUF4440 domain-containing protein, whose product MTLDHDLPTSATPVPEAITQLIAQRVELFNAGDLAALDLLYEPDAVVVPTPGHAVSEAGRSAALAHLVGFGVPMTARIRQCYTVVNVALLLVDWTMRGTAADGSPVDMSGTATDVVRRGFDGQWRYVIDNPSGS is encoded by the coding sequence ATGACGCTCGATCACGACCTGCCCACTTCCGCCACGCCCGTTCCCGAAGCGATCACCCAGCTCATCGCGCAGCGGGTGGAACTGTTCAACGCGGGCGACCTCGCCGCCCTGGACCTGCTCTACGAACCGGACGCGGTGGTGGTGCCGACGCCCGGACACGCGGTCAGCGAGGCGGGCCGTTCGGCCGCGCTCGCACATCTCGTGGGTTTCGGCGTGCCGATGACCGCGCGGATCCGCCAGTGTTACACCGTCGTCAATGTCGCCCTGCTGCTTGTCGATTGGACGATGCGGGGCACGGCGGCCGACGGCAGCCCCGTCGACATGTCCGGCACCGCCACCGACGTGGTGCGGCGCGGCTTCGACGGACAGTGGCGGTATGTGATCGACAATCCGTCCGGCAGTTAG
- a CDS encoding class I SAM-dependent methyltransferase has product MSSDVDLHGVPLTMLWTLHNRASESKRAGGVLRDPDCERIYDSLAFDYERTFGAPDGTHAVRSKKFDDVLRPWLAAHPGGTVVELAAGLETQFQRCDDGLVRWLCVDVPEAIAVRERFLPATERCRYLPISALDLSWMDRVDPGRGVFVTAQGLFMYFQAEQVRALCTAVIERFPGVELMFDTIPPWFSRETVRGFQKTPHYQAPPMPWGIEGSKVPALVRGWSPHVTEVRMSGFAPSHGLLATTAPLFAAVPVLRDIPPAIAHVRTAAG; this is encoded by the coding sequence ATGAGTTCGGATGTGGATCTGCACGGCGTCCCGCTGACCATGCTCTGGACATTGCACAATCGCGCCTCGGAATCCAAACGCGCCGGCGGGGTTCTACGCGATCCGGATTGCGAGCGGATCTACGATTCGCTCGCCTTCGATTACGAGCGCACCTTCGGAGCGCCCGACGGCACCCATGCGGTGCGTTCCAAGAAATTCGACGATGTCCTCAGGCCGTGGCTCGCCGCACACCCGGGCGGGACCGTTGTCGAACTCGCCGCCGGCCTGGAAACGCAATTCCAGCGTTGCGATGACGGCCTGGTGCGGTGGTTGTGTGTCGACGTGCCCGAAGCCATCGCCGTGCGCGAACGTTTCCTGCCCGCCACCGAGCGCTGCCGGTATCTGCCGATCAGCGCCCTCGACCTGTCCTGGATGGACCGAGTCGATCCGGGGCGCGGCGTATTCGTCACCGCCCAAGGGCTTTTCATGTACTTCCAGGCCGAGCAGGTGCGTGCACTCTGCACGGCCGTCATCGAGCGCTTCCCCGGCGTGGAGTTGATGTTCGACACCATTCCGCCGTGGTTCTCCCGCGAGACCGTGCGCGGTTTCCAGAAGACGCCGCACTACCAGGCGCCCCCGATGCCGTGGGGCATCGAAGGCAGCAAGGTTCCGGCTCTGGTTCGCGGTTGGAGTCCGCACGTCACCGAGGTGCGGATGTCCGGGTTCGCACCCTCGCACGGCCTGCTCGCGACCACCGCGCCCCTGTTCGCGGCCGTGCCGGTGCTGCGCGACATCCCGCCCGCCATCGCGCACGTGCGCACCGCCGCGGGGTAG
- a CDS encoding histone deacetylase yields the protein MRVWYASYGSNMHRHRLRCYLRGGRPDGGALTLPGCRDPADPARSVPLLLPGVLYFATESLTWTGGRAFYDPHVPGETAAAAHLLTSAQFSDIFAQEMYRPPGADLDLTEVLETGRMMLGPGRYETVVSAGAHDGHPVLTFTAPWRYRDLPGNPPAAAYLRHLAAGLRINHGWATGNIAGYLSSRPGADLRWTPESVAALVA from the coding sequence GTGAGGGTTTGGTACGCGTCCTACGGGTCGAACATGCATCGGCACCGTTTGCGCTGCTATCTGCGCGGCGGCCGCCCCGACGGCGGCGCGCTCACCCTGCCCGGCTGCCGGGACCCCGCGGACCCGGCGCGATCGGTCCCGCTACTGCTGCCGGGCGTGTTGTATTTCGCCACCGAATCGCTGACCTGGACCGGCGGCCGGGCCTTCTACGACCCGCATGTGCCGGGCGAGACCGCGGCGGCCGCGCATCTGCTGACCAGTGCGCAGTTCAGCGATATCTTCGCGCAGGAGATGTATCGCCCGCCGGGAGCCGATCTGGATCTCACCGAAGTGCTCGAGACCGGCCGGATGATGCTCGGCCCCGGCCGATACGAGACCGTCGTGTCCGCGGGCGCGCACGACGGTCATCCGGTGCTCACCTTCACCGCGCCGTGGCGCTATCGCGACCTCCCCGGTAATCCGCCTGCGGCTGCTTATCTGCGGCACCTCGCCGCGGGGTTGCGGATCAACCACGGCTGGGCCACCGGCAACATCGCCGGCTACCTCAGCTCGCGCCCCGGCGCGGATCTGCGCTGGACGCCGGAATCCGTTGCCGCTTTGGTGGCTTGA
- a CDS encoding lysine N(6)-hydroxylase/L-ornithine N(5)-oxygenase family protein: MRESDHIVDIAGIGFGPSNLALAIALSEFNENRSAGTALTARFVERKEQFGWHPGMLLPGATMQISFLKDLATQRNVHSRFTFLSYLAERGRLNDFINYQTFFPTRVEFHDYLEWAASTVDADVSYGTDAETITDTGDCFEIQLSGRDAGVLRARNIVVAGGLSAQLPSGVTAGARVFHNHHLLPGLAALPDLTHQRFVVLGAGQSAAEVVQYLHTTYPGAAVHAVFAKYGFSPSDDSPYANRIFDPAAVDDFHSATPEFRRRLMNYHRGTNYSAVDLPLIEELYAREYAERVSGARRLFMHGASRAAQVADTGDGVTVTVEHEPTGLTEELRCDAVVCATGFRPMDLRDLLGDLAETVVADVEGPRVARDYRLVTTKPLPGGIFLQGGTEHTHGLSSSLLSNVAVRSGEIVRSVARDPAVRPVVARQG, translated from the coding sequence ATGCGCGAGTCCGACCACATCGTCGATATCGCCGGGATCGGGTTCGGGCCGTCGAATCTCGCGCTCGCCATCGCGCTCTCGGAATTCAACGAGAACCGCAGCGCGGGAACCGCATTGACGGCGCGCTTCGTCGAACGCAAGGAACAGTTCGGCTGGCATCCCGGCATGTTGCTGCCCGGCGCGACGATGCAGATCTCCTTCCTCAAGGATCTGGCGACGCAGCGGAACGTGCACAGCCGCTTCACTTTCCTGAGCTACCTGGCCGAACGTGGCCGGCTCAACGACTTCATCAACTATCAGACGTTCTTCCCGACCCGCGTGGAGTTTCACGACTACCTGGAGTGGGCGGCGAGCACCGTCGACGCCGACGTCAGTTACGGGACCGACGCCGAGACGATCACCGATACCGGCGACTGTTTCGAAATCCAGTTGAGCGGCCGGGACGCCGGAGTGCTGCGGGCCCGCAATATCGTTGTGGCAGGCGGGCTCTCGGCCCAGTTGCCGAGTGGCGTGACCGCCGGTGCGCGGGTCTTCCACAACCATCACCTGCTGCCCGGGCTCGCCGCGCTGCCGGACCTGACGCACCAGCGTTTCGTGGTGCTCGGTGCGGGGCAGAGTGCGGCCGAAGTGGTGCAGTACCTGCACACCACCTATCCGGGTGCGGCCGTGCACGCCGTGTTCGCGAAGTACGGGTTCAGTCCCTCCGACGACAGCCCTTACGCCAACCGGATCTTCGACCCCGCCGCGGTCGACGACTTCCACTCCGCGACACCGGAATTCCGGCGCAGGCTGATGAACTACCACCGCGGCACCAACTATTCGGCGGTGGACCTGCCGCTGATCGAGGAGCTCTACGCCCGCGAGTACGCCGAAAGAGTCAGCGGCGCACGGCGATTGTTCATGCACGGCGCGTCCCGTGCGGCGCAGGTCGCCGACACCGGCGACGGCGTCACGGTCACCGTCGAGCACGAGCCGACCGGGCTGACCGAGGAACTGCGGTGTGACGCGGTCGTCTGCGCGACCGGTTTCCGCCCGATGGATCTGCGCGACCTGCTCGGCGACCTGGCCGAGACCGTGGTCGCCGACGTCGAAGGGCCCCGGGTGGCGCGCGACTACCGGCTGGTCACCACGAAGCCGCTGCCCGGCGGGATCTTCCTGCAGGGCGGCACCGAGCACACGCACGGTCTCTCGTCGTCGCTGCTGTCGAATGTGGCGGTGCGGTCCGGCGAGATCGTGCGCTCGGTCGCCCGCGACCCCGCGGTGCGTCCGGTGGTGGCGCGCCAGGGGTGA
- a CDS encoding phosphopantetheine-binding protein, translated as MNEALTALDRQQVLADIAAALDLRPEELAEDTNLLDAGLDSVRLMSLVEKWRAAGAAHTDFVTLAAEPVLGVWLDVVTSEAA; from the coding sequence ATGAACGAGGCTTTGACCGCGCTCGACCGGCAGCAGGTGCTCGCCGATATCGCCGCCGCACTCGACCTGCGACCGGAGGAATTGGCCGAGGACACCAATCTGCTCGACGCGGGCTTGGATTCGGTGCGCCTGATGTCGCTGGTCGAGAAGTGGCGGGCCGCGGGCGCCGCACACACCGACTTCGTGACGCTGGCCGCCGAGCCGGTGCTCGGCGTGTGGCTGGATGTGGTCACCTCCGAGGCCGCGTGA
- a CDS encoding isochorismate synthase has product MLSRPHATVRADGQSATFSDAGQAAAALRSGAATHIVGALPFDPAAPAALWAPTSVSMSEGPLPATGAALPRITVESAIPEAAQHLQRLKSLIATLSDAGTELEKVVLARALRLSASTPVSAAQILDRLVAGDAFGNGFSVDLTAAGPAYAGKTLVGATPEVLVRRSGEVVTCHPLAGSAPRHRDPVIDRETAAALLDSPKNLREHAFVVDQVRAALTPLCREVNIPEVPELTSTPKLWHLGTPITAIVRDPAITALDLALAMHPTPAICGTPTAAARDLITELEGDRGFYAGALGWAAADGDGEWMVSIRCAELSADGRSILAYAGGGIVAESDPDAELAETTTKFGTMLAALGATEH; this is encoded by the coding sequence GTGCTGTCTCGTCCGCACGCCACGGTGCGTGCCGACGGACAGAGCGCGACCTTCTCCGATGCCGGCCAGGCCGCCGCCGCACTGCGTTCGGGCGCCGCCACCCACATCGTCGGGGCGCTGCCGTTCGACCCGGCCGCACCGGCCGCGCTGTGGGCGCCGACCTCGGTGTCGATGTCGGAGGGCCCGCTGCCCGCCACCGGCGCGGCGCTGCCCCGGATCACCGTCGAGTCCGCGATTCCCGAAGCCGCGCAGCATCTTCAGCGCCTGAAGTCGTTGATCGCGACGCTCTCCGACGCCGGCACCGAGCTCGAGAAGGTGGTGCTGGCCCGCGCGCTGCGGCTGAGCGCCTCGACACCGGTTTCCGCCGCCCAGATCCTGGACCGGCTCGTCGCCGGTGACGCTTTCGGCAACGGTTTCAGCGTCGACCTGACGGCCGCGGGACCCGCCTACGCCGGAAAGACACTGGTCGGCGCGACCCCGGAGGTCCTGGTGCGGCGCAGCGGCGAGGTGGTCACCTGCCATCCGCTGGCCGGTAGCGCACCGCGGCACCGGGATCCCGTCATCGACCGGGAAACCGCTGCGGCCTTGCTCGATTCGCCCAAGAACCTGCGCGAGCACGCGTTCGTGGTCGACCAGGTACGCGCCGCTTTGACGCCGCTGTGCCGTGAGGTCAACATCCCGGAGGTCCCCGAACTCACCAGCACCCCGAAGCTGTGGCACCTCGGTACCCCTATCACCGCTATTGTCCGTGACCCGGCGATCACTGCCCTCGATCTCGCGCTGGCCATGCATCCGACGCCCGCGATCTGCGGCACCCCCACCGCCGCGGCCCGCGACCTCATCACCGAACTCGAAGGCGACCGCGGCTTCTACGCCGGTGCCCTCGGCTGGGCGGCGGCCGATGGGGACGGCGAATGGATGGTCAGTATCCGCTGCGCGGAATTGTCCGCCGACGGCCGTTCGATTCTGGCCTACGCGGGCGGCGGGATTGTCGCCGAATCCGATCCGGACGCCGAGCTTGCCGAGACCACAACGAAATTCGGGACAATGCTCGCCGCGCTGGGCGCGACCGAACACTGA